One stretch of Zerene cesonia ecotype Mississippi chromosome 20, Zerene_cesonia_1.1, whole genome shotgun sequence DNA includes these proteins:
- the LOC119834827 gene encoding uncharacterized protein LOC119834827, with amino-acid sequence MAVSTAMFLFEVVVENVKSLVESRQLMIKSEFADIFSLELKDPKQMHIVIPEPPPLPPEPPGKKGKKAKPKPKKGKKGKVEEPPPEPVIQSGQSVLFTSSAEFLIQNMKKFPLEMSLWSKEDNYSYIGTTYIPWDQMFYTYLEKICNAEEPPPVTLNEEYNIFEEGTAKLMAKISIQVKLTYLTDKVTTCFRTLSEDPTVKKVLYTGINSKTTSYICTLKTTDEDFEENCNKIENNFVKDKPKPTKMVFADYKNAPGANLTFFNEGDYCCMSHADKPPESIYKSPETCPDINFIIDYVRKIIVSCNDNMRMLTPQPTIKPRVKATDIDRYCYCRETSWPGGQFAERFRKEAQSAPCPMCIHAGKRPPGSRAATFDIANIRGPCGRADCRIARDLRAYIEKLVEEDDKEININDIIGPCGSKECSLAEKIQEFLRHEGVFSQGSTLEGLSTQCACVKQMQDALKKKDICDILCTKECDDTDSEASQCEGEACPHRDPNNKVQVYDVYYFTVEHDFINKSSGTSSPSSEKSSKFKYCSTDCPSAKTSEKVSCSKTTCSTLTNKKDDELEEEDKCRDPECPVKSEFPPSPADSDIVVHFADIHNPCCVKSCDVAEKVKDFIVDGVLSKKAKSVPDDDPCYCDCVCTFKFSSKTTYCAVCGGYECLGDDVKNMPDYAKPHPCPVYHKLYDKKYIKVPNPWPEEEIRCAGKQPDTISNKSSRTTGSRLTTADRKFGASRSTKSFAERKSDKKERSAEKVKKTKQEKKKVGKFTANVEQSPPPSPPVERKPEPKYPYPPVPKHMGWNWTAEDIPGMKPRPNWRPGAANKILVRRYRALLEGVDIVAKKKRAMMQRKKKAEIKPTLIVKKQDGEYTVQMEVFKKYSKERLLFQYPYDEKPPLIYTIGKTEEEKCKIRKQRERRERRETRRKSRLLQSTFRDKCQEICLKAYNQAIGLLPLPNPNDPECPCHTDAVQNLSPPIDSCSCSDEGSISSSDTDGDEWVVEFTPPAAVWDVRAKHPPVLVDNESQYTYLDYKVKLLDKSGNPVPRFFKGPDGKQECSDLGGFWGPNHVWLEINKDGYLGPDNRWVPMNFIGPDGMYYSAEEGSFTDNSGQLLKIGIDGYIDKDGKWAWYSRRGARTPKSKSTLTGTTVDSKKFGKGSKPQPPTSPAGKGKAGAAPQSNIKKPAANQPAAKGADKVKKTVSYSSGKAKSPVVMNVSVNYEKNRSPQPDCRYYMDPKTLAKYKEIMRDLSMYDDLMCELKPPMKMSRASNTPKKRFNSFSMYNKGRNISNISEVMSPVNKTYEVPACY; translated from the exons atggcAGTGTCAACTGCTATGTTCCTTTTTGAAGTAGTCGTGGAAAACGTAAAAAGTCTCGTAGAAAGTCGtcaattaatgataaaaagtgAATTTGCAGACATTTTTTCTTTGGAGCTAAAAGACCCAAAACAGATGCACATTGTTATTCCTGAACCGCCTCCTCTACCACCAGAGCCACCTGGGAAGAAGGGTAAAAAAGCAAAACCCAAACccaaaaaaggtaaaaaaggCAAAGTAGAGGAACCGCCGCCTGAACCAGTGATACAATCTGGACAATcggttttatttacaagtagtgcggaatttttaattcaaaacatgAAAAAGTTTCCTTTGGAAATGTCTTTGTGGAGTAAGGAAGACAACTATTCGTATATTGGAACCACATATATACCGTGGGATCAAATGTTTTACACTTACTTAGAGAAGATTTGTAACGCCGAGGAACCACCACCAGTTACATTAAACGaagaatacaatatttttgagGAGGGTACCGCTAAGTTAATGGCGAAGATAAGTATACAAGTTAAACTAACTTATTTGACGGATAAAGTAACAACGTGCTTTCGCACTCTTTCTGAAGATCCTACagttaaaaaggttttatatacTGGGATCAATTCTAAAACAACCTCGTATATTTGCACATTGAAAACAACTGATGAagattttgaagaaaattgtaataaaatagaaaataatttcgtaAAAGATAAACCAAAACCGACTAAAATGGTCTTCGCAGATTACAAAAATGCACCTGGTGCTAATCTTACATTCTTCAATGAAGGTGATTATTGCTGCATGAGTCATGCAGACAAACCCCCTGAATCCATTTATAAGTCACCAGAAACGTGTCCTGATATCAACTTTATTATTGACTatgttagaaaaataattgtatcctGCAATGATAACATGAGAATGTTAACGCCTCAACCGACAATTAAACCGAGAGTCAAAGCTACAGATATTGATAGGTATTGCTACTGCAGAGAAACAAGTTGGCCTGGAGGACAATTCGCGGAAAGGTTCAGGAAAGAAGCACAATCGGCTCCATGTCCAATGTGTATTCATGCTGGAAAGAGACCGCCAGGCTCTCGTGCAGCTACTTTCGATATTGCTAATATACGAGGCCCTTGCGGTAGAGCAGATTGTAGAATTGCTCGAGATTTACGAGCATACATCGAAAAACTTGTTGAAGAAGATGACAAAGAGATCAacattaatgatataataggCCCTTGCGGTAGTAAAGAATGTTCTCTCGCTGAGAAAATACAAGAATTTCTGAGGCATGAAGGAGTATTTAGTCAGGGCAGTACATTAGAAGGATTGTCAACGCAATGTGCGTGCGTTAAGCAAATGCAAGACgctttaaagaaaaaagatatTTGTGATATACTTTGCACTAAAGAATGTGACGATACTGACAGTGAGGCTAGCCAATGTGAAGGTGAAGCTTGTCCACATCGTGATCCGAATAATAAAGTACAAGTGtatgatgtttattattttactgtcGAACATGacttcataaataaaagttcaGGCACATCTTCGCCATCATCTGAAAAATCATCTAAATTTAAGTATTGTTCAACGGACTGCCCAagcgcaaaaacttctgaaaaGGTATCATGTTCTAAAACAACCTGCTCCACTTTGACAAATAAAAAGGATGATGAACTTGAAGAAGAAGATAAATGCCGCGATCCTGAGTGTCCTGTTAAAAGTGAATTTCCACCGAGTCCTGCTGATAGCGATATAGTAGTTCATTTTGCTGATATACACAACCCATGCTGCGTAAAATCATGCGATGTAGCTGAGAAGGTTAAAGATTTTATCGTGGATGGAGTATTGAGCAAGAAGGCTAAATCTGTCCCAGACGACGATCCTTGTTACTGCGATTGTGTATGTACCTTCAAATTCTCAAGTAAAACGACGTATTGTGCAGTATGTGGAGGTTATGAGTGTTTGGGTGATGATGTGAAAAATATGCCAGATTATGCTAAACCACACCCATGCCCcgtatatcataaattatatgataagaaatatataaaagttccGAATCCATGGCCAGAAGAGGAAATAAGATGTGCAGGAAAACAACCAGACACAATTAGTAATAAAAGCTCAAGAACCACTGGATCGAGACTTACAACAGCTGACAGGAAATTTGGTGCGTCTAGATCAACCAAATCGTTTGCAGAAAGAAAATCCGATAAGAAAGAGAGGAGTGCcgaaaaggtaaaaaaaactaagcaAGAGAAAAAGAAGGTCGGAAAATTTACTGCAAATGTAGAACAATCgc CGCCACCATCCCCGCCAGTAGAAAGGAAACCAGAACCAAAGTATCCCTACCCACCCGTTCCTAAGCACATGGGATGGAATTGGACTGCAGAAGATATTCCTGGCATGAAG CCCCGCCCAAATTGGAGACCTGGTGCAGCTAATAAGATTTTAGTAAGACGATACAGAGCTTTACTAGAAGGTGTTGATATTGTTGCTAAGAAAAAACGTGCAATGATGCAACGCAAAAAGAAGGCAGAAATCAAGCCAACactaattgtaaaaaaacaagatGGAGAATATACCGTTCAAATGGAGGTTTTCAAGAAGTATTCAAAGGAACgacttttatttcaatatccaTATGACGAGAAACCtcctttaatttatacaataggAAAAACAGAAGaggaaaaatgtaaaattagaAAACAGCGCGAACGAAGAGAACGTCGAGAAACGAGAAGAAAAAGTCGCCTTCTCCAATCTACGTTTAGAGACAAATGTCaagaaatttgtttaaaagcaTATAATCAAGCAATCGGCTTGTTACCTTTACCCAATCCAAATGATCCTGAATGTCCGTGTCATACCGATGCTGTACAAAATTTGTCGCCACCTATAGATTCATGTTCATGTTCTGATGAGGGAAGTATATCGAGCAGTGATACCGATGGAGATGAGTGGGTCGTTGAATTTACACCTCCTGCTGCCGTTTGGGACGTTAGGGCTAAACATCCACCAGTTCTGGTAGATAATGAATCCcaatatacttatttagatTACAAAGTGAAGTTGCTTGATAAGAGTGGAAATCCTGTGCCAAGATTTTTCAAAGGGCCTGATGGCAAACAAGAATGCAGTGACTTGGGAGGCTTTTGGGGTCCAAATCACGTTTGGTTAGAAATCAACAAAGACGGGTATTTAGGACCAGATAACAGATGGGTTCCCATGAACTTTATTGGACCGGATGGAATGTATTACTCAGCTGAAGAAGGTTCTTTTACTGATAATTCAggacaattattaaaaattggtaTTGATGGTTATATTGACAAAGATGGAAAATGGGCATGGTACAGTAGGAGGGGAGCAAGAACTCCAAAGTCAAAATCGACGTTAACAGGTACTACAGTTGACTCTAAGAAGTTTGGAAAAGGAAGTAAACCACAACCACCTACTTCTCCAGCTGGAAAAGGGAAAGCGGGTGCTGCACCTCAATCCAATATTAAAAAGCCAGCAGCTAATCAGCCAGCAGCGAAGGGAGCTGATAAAGTAAAGAAAACAGTTTCATATTCATCCGGTAAAGCTAAAAGTCCAGTAGTTATGAATGTATCCGTCAATTATGAAAAGAACAGATCGCCTCAACCTGATTGTAGATACTACATGGATCCCAAAACGTTGGCaaaatataaggaaattatGCGGGATCTCTCAATGTATGACGATTTAATGTGTGAACTTAAACCTCCAATGAAAATGAGTCGAGCGTCAAACACGCCAAAGAAAAGATTTAATTCATTCTCAATGTATAATAAAGGCCGAAATATATCCAATATTTCTGAAGTAATGTCTCCAGTAAATAAAACCTATGAAGTCCCGGcgtgttattaa
- the LOC119834801 gene encoding solute carrier family 25 member 35-like: MGLGIYQQADNYGILRDEKHNTKFANSFAVGCISGMCGGLVGSPLQLVKTQLMSYSSKKIAVGTQHGHPGMMHALSRIYMKNGLLGLWRGAHGMMMRNSVGSASQIAAFSVCKEWMDNNNMFQQSKYLSAFMASNIGAITKTLTLTPMDVIMTRLYNQAIDAQGRGLFYEGIWDCAKKITKTEGILAFYKGVGPSYFRQAPHTVLLLVFWDMLKDLQKSFQTLKA, translated from the exons ATGGG ATTAGGTATTTACCAGCAAGCAGACAACTACGGCATACTAAGAGATGAGAAGCACAATACAAAATTTGCGAATAGCTTCGCTGTCGGCTGCATTTCTGGCATGTGCGGGGGGCTTGTAGGGAGTCCGTTACAGTTGGTGAAGACCCAACTCATGTCGTATTCCTCTAAGAAGATTGCTGTTGGAACGCAACATGGTCATCCTGGCATGATGCATGCGTTATCAaggatttatatgaaaaacgGTTTATTAGGCTTGTGGAGGGGAGCACATGGTATGATGATGAGGAATTCGGTTGGCTCTGCATCACAGATCGCTGCCTTTTCTGT ATGTAAAGAATGGATGgataataacaatatgttcCAACAATCAAAGTACCTCAGCGCGTTCATGGCTAGCAACATTGGCGCCATTACGAAGACCTTGACTCTGACGCCCATGGATGTTATCATGACTAGGCTTTACAATCAAG ctaTCGACGCGCAAGGGCGCGGCCTTTTCTACGAAGGCATATGGGACTGTGCCAAGAAAATAACCAAAACTGAGGGAATTCTAGCGTTTTACAAGGGCGTTGGTCCGTCTTACTTCCGCCAAGCACCGCATACAGTGCTGCTGCTCGTGTTCTGGGATATGTTGAAGGATTTGCAGAAGAGCTTCCAAACATTGAAAGCGTGA
- the LOC119834825 gene encoding uncharacterized protein LOC119834825, with the protein MLEPNSSNPESKKSSKSSIKEQTSEKSSHSQANRARFKFRPCDSECPVIKNRSGSCPASMCSLDMPEEAAPLISIAKCRQLVCEHKEHRVLPPPPDERILLDLTNLNKDCCDHTEVTETIEEVIGGVKAKMKIGQDPCFCTCECTFGFMKKTTYCKVCGGYERIGEEQPHEKPTQGNFPCPIYHKLVDKNKMKSWSTSGSESKKKGDDTSIKAMKVSSNQKAASSDKRVVEKKSVESEKDTKKCKKKKKDDRFKFNYGYKGIPPQIGHSRCALPCTGTLENVPKHMGWLWTAEDVPGMKFRPSWKPGATNKHVVRLLRMARNPGEVTPKKRRKDAAKKKRPLNRPLLIVHKKDGEFTVTMETMKTYTKPRAINQYPYEDKPVLTYTIGRTEEENRERRKKKEREQRRLERAQRAFIQSAFRDMCHEICLKTYQQALGILPDTEDPECTCYPAEPTAARTNMDVSCSCSEDSKSIGSDTDSDEWIVEFTPPCATFNQNYKGKKVIKVDNGSQYTYLDYRVKLLDRFGNPVLRFFKGPDGKQQCSDLGGFWGPDKKWLEINVDGYVAPDGRWAPNNFIGPSGEQVEATTGKFQTANNKWLVVGIDGYVDCQGRWRFYPKPRGDLSRKKSPTSKKQVTGGKDMKKEDMVPLKSEASWSCFGDATPKDLSKLGIVGHGHDKKILIATLREMMAQGEDVKIPQPSTVFRLPPSKKRRRVQSPDNKYSRSLFEDRTKCKHSAPSDKGIIAVDDQGNKTYFRLKGFKNARPKQRLAALTGRGISLSSFHVPCFHSFISAEVMKKQQRDRLMALAARNIATQVA; encoded by the exons ATGCTGGAACCG AATAGTTCTAACCCAGAATCTAAAAAATCCTCTAAATCTTCTATAAAAGAGCAGACATCCGAAAAATCTAGTCACTCGCAAGCGAATAGAGCAAGATTTAAGTTTCGACCGTGTGATAGCGAATGTCCAGTAATAAAGAACAGATCTGGTTCATGTCCTGCTAGTATGTGCTCACTCGATATGCCTGAAGAAGCAGCACCTCTAATTAGCATTGCGAAATGTAGACAACTCGTATGCGAACACAAGGAGCACAGAGTTCTGCCTCCACCACCAGATGAAAGAATTCTTCTAGATTTgacgaatttaaataaagattgcTGTGATCATACAGAAGTAACTGAGACTATAGAGGAAGTCATAGGTGGTGTGAAAGCTAAAATGAAAATCGGCCAAGATCCTTGTTTTTGTACATGCGAGTGCACGTTTGGCTTTATGAAAAAGACCACGTATTGCAAGGTATGTGGTGGCTATGAAAGAATTGGAGAAGAGCAACCGCATGAGAAACCAACACAAGGCAATTTTCCGTGTCCTATATATCATAAGttagttgataaaaataaaatgaaatcatgGAGTACATCTGGTAGTGAAAGCAAGAAGAAAGGTGACGATACAAGCATTAAAGCAATGAAAGTAAGTTCAAATCAGAAAGCTGCTTCTTCGGATAAACGAGTTGTTGAGAAGAAAAGCGTTGAATCCGAAAAAGATACCAAGaaatgtaaaaagaaaaagaaggaCGATAGATTTAAATTCAACTACGGTTACAAAGGTATAC cTCCGCAAATTGGACACAGCAGGTGTGCATTACCCTGTACTGGTACATTAGAAAATGTGCCAAAACATATGGGTTGGTTGTGGACTGCTGAAGATGTACCCGGCATGAAg tttcgCCCATCATGGAAACCAGGTGCTACTAATAAACATGTTGTAAGGCTTCTAAGGATGGCTCGTAATCCCGGTGAAGTAACGCCTAAGAAGAGAAGAAAAGATGCTGCCAAAAAGAAACGCCCATTGAATCGACCACTTTTAATTGTTCATAAGAAGGATGGTGAATTCACCGTAACAATGGAGACTATGAAAACGTACACTAAACCTAGAGCTATTAATCAATATCCTTATGAAGATAAGCCTGTGCTTACTTATACAATAGGTAGAACTGAAGAAGAAAATCGCGAAAGAAGGAAGAAGAAAGAACGAGAACAAAGACGCCTAGAAAGAGCACAGCGAGCGTTCATTCAGAGCGCTTTCCGAGATATGTGTCATGAGATATGTCTCAAAACGTATCAACAAGCTTTAGGAATACTTCCCGATACTGAAGACCCCGAATGTACTTGTTATCCAGCTGAACCGACAGCTGCAAGAACCAATATGGATGTCTCTTGTTCATGTTCCGAAGATTCAAAATCAATTGGATCGGATACGGATTCTGATGAATGGATAGTAGAATTTACCCCACCATGTGCtacttttaatcaaaattataaaggcAAGAAGGTCATAAAAGTAGACAATGGCAGCCAATACACATATTTGGATTACAGAGTTAAACTTCTAGATAGGTTTGGTAACCCTGTTCTCAGATTTTTCAAAGGCCCTGATGGGAAACAACAATGTAGTGACTTGGGTGGCTTTTGGGGCCCAGATAAGAAATGGCTAGAAATAAATGTGGATGGATATGTAGCTCCTGATGGACGATGGGCgcctaataattttattggtcCCAGTGGTGAGCAAGTCGAAGCCACGACTGGTAAATTCCAAACCGCAAACAATAAATGGTTGGTCGTTGGAATAGACGGGTATGTCGACTGTCAAGGTAGATGGAGATTTTATCCGAAACCCAGAGGCGATCTATCTAGAAAGAAATCACCTACATCGAAAAAGCAGGTAACTGGTGGTAAAGATATGAAAAAAGAAGATATGGTTCCATTAAAATCTGAAGCAAGTTGGAGTTGTTTCGGAGATGCTACACCAAAAGATCTTTCTAAATTAGGAATAGTTGGGCATGGTCACGATAAAAAGATACTTATAGCAACTTTAAGAGAAATGATGGCGCAAGGCGAAGATGTAAAAATACCGCAACCATCCACTGttttccgccttcctccctCAAAAAAACGTCGCCGAGTGCAAAGTCCAGATAACAAATATTCGCGCAGCCTATTTGAGGATAGGACCAAATGTAAACATTCTGCACCATCTGATAAGGGTATTATAGCTGTCGACGATCAAGGTAATAAAACCTATTTTCGATTAAAGGGTTTCAAAAACGCACGACCGAAACAGAGACTAGCCGCTTTAACAGGACGAGGCATAAGTTTAAGTTCGTTCCATGTGCCATGCTTCCATTCATTTATAAGTGCGGAAGTTATGAAAAAGCAACAGCGAGACCGATTAATGGCTTTGGCTGCAAGAAACATTGCAACTCAAGTCGCTTGA